A stretch of the Lolium perenne isolate Kyuss_39 chromosome 3, Kyuss_2.0, whole genome shotgun sequence genome encodes the following:
- the LOC127343498 gene encoding large ribosomal subunit protein eL42z/eL42y, with amino-acid sequence MVNVPKTRKTYCKNKECGKHTLHKVTQYKKGKDSLSAQGKRRYDRKQSGYGGQTKPVFHKKAKTTKKIVLKLQCQSCKHYSQRAIKRCKHFEIGGDKKGKGTSLF; translated from the exons ATG GTGAACGTTCCGAAGACCAGGAAGACCTACTGCAAGAACAAGGAGTGTGGGAAGCACACCCTTCACAAGGTCACTCAGTACAAGAAGGGTAAGGACAGCCTGTCTGCCCAGGGAAAGCGTCGCTATGACAGGAAGCAGTCAGGATATGGTGGTCAGACCAAGCCTGTTTTCCACAAGAAG GCAAAAACCACCAAGAAGATTGTGCTGAAGCTGCAGTGCCAGAGCTGCAAGCACTACTCCCAGCGTGCCATCAAG AGGTGCAAGCACTTTGAGATCGGTGGAGACAAGAAGGGCAAGGGAACATCTCTCTtctaa